A portion of the Thiohalorhabdus denitrificans genome contains these proteins:
- the ccmE gene encoding cytochrome c maturation protein CcmE, giving the protein MTPRRKKRLYLVLLILIGVGGATALGLTAFRENLVYFYSPSEIAKGKAPENRTFRIGGLVKEDSVERDDESLDVRFVITDTAHDVPIEYSGILPDLFREGQGIVANGKLNGEGVFLAEEVLAKHDEEYMPPEAAEALEKAGGKPPHSMADK; this is encoded by the coding sequence ATGACCCCCCGCCGCAAGAAACGCTTGTACCTGGTGCTCCTGATCCTGATCGGTGTTGGCGGCGCCACGGCCCTCGGGCTGACCGCCTTCCGCGAGAACCTAGTGTACTTCTACAGCCCGAGCGAGATCGCCAAGGGCAAGGCGCCGGAAAACCGCACCTTCCGGATCGGCGGCCTGGTGAAGGAAGACAGCGTGGAACGGGACGACGAGAGCCTCGACGTGCGCTTCGTCATCACCGACACCGCCCATGACGTGCCCATCGAGTACAGCGGCATCCTTCCCGACCTGTTCCGCGAGGGACAGGGCATCGTCGCCAACGGCAAGCTGAACGGCGAGGGGGTCTTCCTGGCGGAGGAGGTGCTGGCCAAGCACGACGAGGAGTACATGCCCCCCGAGGCCGCCGAGGCCCTGGAGAAGGCCGGCGGCAAGCCCCCCCATTCCATGGCCGACAAGTAG